A region from the Gammaproteobacteria bacterium genome encodes:
- a CDS encoding flagellar hook assembly protein FlgD, with translation MSVNDIKSSELYKELGPQVKETKRNTELGQQEFLDLMVAQLRNQDPFKPLENGDFIAQMAQFSAVTGLTELKDSFNELATSLQSNQALQASTLVGRSVLVPASVAPLNENGEVNGVIDVAENTMNVSITIQNSRGELIKRMELGPRQAGDAPFTWNGLDSENNRVPPDYYEIVAEVQGDNGQYRAGTLVNASVESVLMGGAGQGIVLNLKDMGSINFSDVREIR, from the coding sequence ATGAGCGTAAATGATATTAAATCCAGTGAACTGTATAAAGAACTGGGGCCACAAGTAAAAGAAACCAAACGCAATACAGAGTTAGGGCAACAGGAGTTTCTGGATCTGATGGTAGCGCAGCTACGCAATCAGGATCCTTTCAAACCGTTGGAAAATGGTGACTTCATTGCCCAGATGGCGCAATTCAGTGCCGTAACCGGTCTGACGGAACTGAAAGATTCCTTCAATGAACTGGCCACGTCTTTACAGTCCAATCAGGCTTTGCAAGCGTCCACTTTGGTTGGCCGTTCGGTCTTGGTTCCCGCCAGTGTGGCCCCACTGAACGAAAACGGTGAGGTCAACGGCGTAATAGATGTGGCGGAAAATACCATGAATGTATCCATCACTATTCAAAACAGTCGCGGGGAGTTAATTAAACGCATGGAGCTGGGACCGCGGCAGGCCGGAGATGCACCTTTCACTTGGAATGGCCTGGATTCGGAGAACAATCGTGTTCCCCCGGATTACTATGAAATAGTAGCGGAAGTCCAGGGTGACAACGGCCAATATCGCGCGGGCACGTTGGTTAATGCCTCCGTGGAGAGTGTCCTCATGGGCGGCGCAGGCCAGGGTATTGTTCTGAATTTAAAAGATATGGGGTCCATCAATTTCTCCGATGTCAGAGAAATTCGATAG
- the flgC gene encoding flagellar basal body rod protein FlgC, translating into MSLYRIFDIAASGMSAQTLRLNTTASNISNANSVSSSVEKTYRARHPVFSALVNDFSDASSGVGVKVDGIVESATPLRSEYRPDHPKANQEGYIFFPNVNLVEEMANMISASRSYRTNVEVVNTSKQMLMRTLALGDA; encoded by the coding sequence ATGTCTTTGTATCGAATCTTTGATATTGCTGCCAGCGGTATGAGTGCGCAAACACTGCGTCTAAATACTACGGCCAGCAATATTTCCAATGCAAACAGTGTGAGTAGTAGCGTGGAGAAAACCTATCGGGCCCGACATCCGGTGTTTTCTGCGTTAGTGAACGATTTCAGCGACGCCTCCAGCGGAGTAGGGGTGAAGGTGGATGGTATTGTGGAAAGCGCTACACCACTGCGTAGCGAGTATCGCCCGGACCATCCTAAGGCGAATCAGGAAGGTTACATTTTTTTCCCCAATGTGAATCTGGTGGAAGAAATGGCCAATATGATCTCTGCCTCTCGTTCTTACCGTACCAATGTGGAAGTGGTAAATACGTCTAAACAAATGTTAATGCGAACCCTGGCTCTGGGTGATGCCTAA
- the flgB gene encoding flagellar basal body rod protein FlgB: MRFDIDSYLGVHATAVTTRSKRAEILANNLANADTPGFKARDFDFKQAMQQAMTDTGISSGMKTTHAKHIRTSDSINGAELMYRSPMQPSVDGNTVDSQVEKSQFLQNALQYQASLMFLSGKIKTLKTALKGE; this comes from the coding sequence ATGCGATTCGATATAGACAGTTATTTGGGTGTACACGCCACAGCGGTGACCACACGCTCCAAGCGTGCGGAAATTCTGGCAAATAACCTGGCCAATGCCGACACACCGGGGTTTAAAGCCCGCGATTTCGATTTCAAACAGGCCATGCAACAAGCTATGACGGATACCGGAATTTCATCCGGTATGAAAACAACCCATGCGAAACACATCCGTACATCCGATAGCATCAATGGTGCCGAGTTGATGTATCGCTCACCCATGCAACCTTCTGTTGATGGCAATACGGTGGATTCCCAAGTCGAAAAATCCCAGTTTTTGCAGAATGCGCTGCAGTATCAGGCCAGCCTTATGTTCCTCAGTGGCAAGATTAAAACTCTCAAAACCGCATTAAAAGGTGAATAA
- a CDS encoding class I SAM-dependent methyltransferase yields MWDQRYSVEEYIYGKEPNEFLAESVGKIPKGKVLCVAEGEGRNAVFLAQQGYNVLAVDSSAVGLEKARKLAQEKGVEIQTLICDLAELKIEPESWDGVVSIFAHVPPMVRKELHTNITKGLRSGGVLVLEAYRPKQLQYKTGGPPVEELMMTLDALQQELQGLHIDYGMELDRDIVEGAFHTGKGAVVQIIATKP; encoded by the coding sequence ATGTGGGACCAACGTTACAGCGTCGAAGAATACATTTACGGCAAAGAGCCCAATGAATTTTTGGCCGAATCGGTAGGAAAAATACCCAAAGGTAAAGTTCTTTGTGTTGCCGAGGGCGAAGGTCGCAATGCGGTATTCCTGGCACAACAGGGTTACAATGTCCTGGCAGTGGATTCCTCGGCAGTCGGTCTGGAAAAAGCTCGTAAACTGGCTCAGGAAAAAGGAGTTGAAATCCAAACCCTGATCTGCGATTTGGCCGAGCTGAAGATTGAACCCGAGAGCTGGGACGGTGTGGTTTCTATTTTTGCCCATGTACCCCCTATGGTACGAAAGGAACTGCATACGAATATCACCAAGGGCTTACGCAGTGGCGGAGTATTGGTACTTGAGGCTTACCGTCCCAAACAACTACAGTATAAAACCGGTGGACCTCCGGTCGAAGAATTGATGATGACGTTGGACGCTCTGCAACAGGAGTTACAAGGATTACATATAGACTACGGTATGGAATTGGATCGAGATATCGTTGAAGGAGCGTTTCATACCGGCAAAGGCGCTGTCGTACAAATTATCGCTACCAAACCCTGA
- a CDS encoding SLC13 family permease has translation MAVATVVPTVSIAWVCAILLFTIYLFAFEVVGVDVAATTVMILLGITTLAAPIMGLDKGLVDPNHLFDGFSSNAVISIIAVMIIGAGLDKTGIMSQVASFILKVGGVSEARIIPIISSTVGVISSFMQNVGAAALFLPVVSRISARSGLPMSRLLMPMGFCAILGGTLTMVGSSPLILLNDLILTSNQALPADQQMHTWSLFSVTPIGLALVSTGIIYFVLAGKYVLPSHTNTADGSSAANTMSYFQQVYSLNYELYEVVVPENSPIIGSQLDDIEHSNRIRVIAEHTGSNDLRIGPGSLARDLGIQAGTILGILAAPKNLIAFVEKFGLELRKDIETFTDALASTKAGIGEIVIPPRSSLIGKSARDLWMRKVYGIAVVALHRNGETLREGDGIRDLPFQAGDTLIVHTSWDALARLETDRNFVVMTTEYPHEELRPHKIGYALFFFGVALSLILMTDLRLSIALFVGAIGMILSGVLSIEEAYDAVSWKTVFLLASLIPLGLAVETSGTAKWIAEQVLLVVGHMPIWVIQTAVAILATFFTLVMSNVGATVLLVPLAVNIAIGAGASPAVFALTVAIATSNSFLIPTHQVNALIMGPAGYRVIDFMRAGGIMTVMFLIVAMSVLTLLY, from the coding sequence ATGGCCGTGGCGACGGTTGTACCCACCGTTTCCATTGCATGGGTCTGTGCCATATTATTGTTCACCATCTACCTGTTCGCCTTTGAGGTGGTGGGAGTGGATGTTGCGGCAACCACCGTCATGATCTTGCTTGGAATCACCACCTTGGCAGCTCCCATCATGGGATTGGATAAAGGTTTGGTAGACCCCAATCACTTGTTTGATGGATTTTCCTCAAATGCTGTCATATCTATCATTGCCGTGATGATCATCGGCGCCGGTCTGGATAAAACCGGCATCATGAGCCAAGTGGCTTCTTTTATCCTTAAAGTCGGTGGCGTTAGTGAAGCCCGAATCATTCCCATCATATCCAGCACAGTTGGAGTAATTTCCTCTTTTATGCAGAACGTGGGCGCTGCAGCCTTGTTTTTACCGGTCGTATCCCGAATTTCTGCACGGTCCGGTTTGCCCATGTCTCGATTGCTCATGCCCATGGGGTTTTGCGCTATTTTGGGCGGAACTCTAACCATGGTGGGTTCCAGTCCGCTGATTCTACTCAACGATTTGATCTTGACCTCCAACCAAGCCTTGCCCGCTGATCAGCAAATGCATACCTGGTCCTTGTTTTCGGTAACTCCCATAGGATTAGCTCTGGTGTCCACAGGCATTATTTATTTTGTGCTGGCGGGTAAATACGTATTGCCAAGCCACACCAATACCGCTGACGGCAGCAGCGCAGCCAACACCATGAGCTATTTCCAACAAGTGTATTCGCTAAACTATGAGCTGTATGAAGTCGTGGTTCCGGAAAACAGCCCAATTATCGGCTCACAGTTGGATGACATTGAACATTCTAATCGAATTCGAGTTATTGCCGAACATACCGGAAGTAATGATTTGCGTATTGGTCCCGGCAGTTTAGCTCGGGATTTGGGCATACAAGCCGGTACTATACTTGGGATACTGGCGGCACCAAAGAATTTAATAGCCTTTGTCGAAAAGTTCGGCTTGGAGCTTAGAAAGGATATCGAAACATTTACCGATGCTTTGGCATCAACAAAAGCGGGTATTGGTGAAATTGTTATCCCGCCCCGCTCCAGTCTCATTGGTAAAAGCGCGCGCGATTTGTGGATGCGGAAAGTCTACGGAATTGCGGTTGTGGCACTACATCGCAACGGAGAAACACTTCGAGAAGGTGATGGTATTCGGGATTTGCCCTTTCAAGCCGGCGATACCCTCATTGTGCATACCAGTTGGGATGCCTTAGCTCGATTAGAAACCGACCGCAACTTTGTGGTCATGACGACGGAATACCCTCACGAAGAATTACGTCCCCATAAAATCGGTTATGCCTTGTTCTTTTTTGGCGTTGCACTGAGCCTGATACTGATGACCGACTTGCGTTTATCCATTGCTCTATTCGTCGGGGCTATCGGTATGATTTTATCAGGTGTTCTCAGTATTGAAGAGGCCTACGATGCCGTCAGTTGGAAAACCGTTTTTCTTCTAGCCTCTCTTATACCCTTGGGCTTGGCTGTGGAAACCAGTGGTACCGCCAAGTGGATTGCTGAACAGGTTTTATTGGTGGTGGGTCACATGCCCATATGGGTCATTCAAACCGCTGTGGCGATACTGGCCACTTTTTTCACCCTGGTTATGTCCAACGTCGGAGCCACCGTACTGTTGGTTCCACTGGCAGTCAATATTGCTATCGGCGCCGGAGCCAGCCCCGCCGTTTTTGCTTTAACCGTCGCAATAGCCACATCGAATTCTTTCTTAATCCCAACCCACCAGGTGAATGCCTTGATCATGGGGCCGGCAGGCTATCGTGTCATTGACTTCATGCGTGCCGGCGGTATCATGACTGTAATGTTTTTAATTGTGGCCATGTCTGTGTTGACCTTACTGTACTAA
- a CDS encoding copper resistance protein B gives MNRFILFTAMVAIFQAGVFAEEIGADAMSQEHHNMEGTHQDSEHHGNPSQNQDHKIDHDMDHGVSMNHGGVTGMGGSGQSRMQGGSAPPDARDPHAYSGGYSRGSGKYALMGTERLRLADEHTLGALWVDRLEVARHDNVRTTKLDAQMWYGGDYNRVVLKLDGEVYKNKLEEGNVDLLWGHAVSAFWNSQLGLQYESGDDPQVRLALGLQGLAPYWFEVEANAYVGESGHVALNLELDYELLLTQKLVLEPTIEVVLQSKDDATRQIGSGLSLIQAGFRVRYEFYREMAPYLGLQWKGTFGSSADFARLAGEDTRETQWVAGMRFWF, from the coding sequence ATGAATAGATTTATATTGTTTACTGCAATGGTCGCGATATTCCAGGCCGGCGTATTTGCAGAAGAAATTGGGGCTGATGCCATGTCCCAAGAGCACCACAACATGGAGGGAACGCACCAGGATTCCGAGCATCATGGGAACCCTTCACAGAACCAGGACCATAAAATCGATCACGATATGGATCACGGGGTATCAATGAACCATGGTGGAGTGACCGGGATGGGAGGATCCGGTCAAAGCAGAATGCAAGGCGGTTCTGCTCCACCCGATGCCCGTGATCCCCATGCCTATTCAGGGGGGTACTCAAGGGGCAGCGGGAAATACGCACTTATGGGAACAGAGCGGTTACGTTTGGCTGACGAACATACGCTGGGCGCATTATGGGTTGACCGCTTGGAGGTCGCACGTCACGATAATGTGCGCACTACCAAGCTTGATGCACAAATGTGGTATGGGGGAGATTACAATCGAGTTGTGCTCAAATTAGATGGTGAGGTTTACAAAAACAAGTTGGAAGAAGGTAATGTTGACTTATTGTGGGGACATGCAGTTTCCGCATTTTGGAACTCACAATTGGGATTGCAGTATGAAAGTGGGGACGATCCGCAAGTCAGGTTGGCGTTGGGTTTGCAAGGTTTGGCCCCTTATTGGTTCGAGGTGGAGGCAAATGCCTATGTTGGCGAATCCGGGCATGTGGCTTTGAATTTGGAATTGGACTATGAATTGTTGCTGACTCAGAAGCTGGTTCTGGAACCGACAATTGAGGTCGTGTTGCAGAGCAAGGACGATGCGACACGGCAAATCGGCTCCGGTTTATCCCTGATACAGGCCGGGTTTCGAGTTCGCTATGAATTCTACCGGGAAATGGCTCCATATCTTGGTTTGCAGTGGAAAGGCACGTTTGGATCATCGGCTGATTTTGCCCGGCTTGCCGGAGAAGATACTCGGGAAACCCAATGGGTTGCCGGTATGCGATTTTGGTTTTGA
- a CDS encoding copper resistance system multicopper oxidase, whose amino-acid sequence MKVIDSGKGYLPDHSRRRFIQGLAAGGLLVAAGPRFSTAVAGQPVTSAPVLHGPEFDLTVTEMPVNFTGQIRTATAINQSIPAPTLRMREGETVTLRVTNRLNVPTSIHWHGLILPYQMDGVPGVSFSGIAPGQTFTYRFQVQQAGTYWYHSHSGFQEQTGMYGAIIIDPARKSIQADKDYVVLLSDWTDEDPSSVFAKLKTQGDYYNFNLPTVGGFVSDVSQFGFSAALQKRRMWNQMRMSPVDLSDISAYTYTYLMNGSTPAGNWTGLFRRGDKVRLRFISGGTQSYFDVRIPGLKMTVIHVDGQDIEPVTVDEFRCGPGETYDVIVQPKDDAYTIFAQSMDRTGYARGTLAVKSGLSAPVPELDQQIWLEMTDMMGAMDHSAGEGTMGSNPGNHMHHNNPNPAGKKPVRVRHAKTEYGPSVDMRVDSPRTNLDDPGIGLRNNGRKVLTYADIRSVDSVKDKRKPERDVELHLTGNMERYTWSIDGLEFGRSTPIHFRHRERLRVILHNDTMMTHPMHLHGMWSELEDSEGNFLARRHTLSVQPAQRISFLVTADAIGRWAWHCHLLYHMDAGMFREVVVA is encoded by the coding sequence ATGAAAGTTATTGACTCTGGAAAGGGATATTTGCCCGATCATTCCAGGCGGCGCTTTATTCAGGGTTTAGCAGCTGGTGGGCTCTTGGTTGCGGCAGGACCGCGATTTTCCACCGCTGTTGCCGGTCAGCCGGTAACATCCGCCCCTGTACTGCATGGGCCTGAGTTTGATTTGACGGTAACGGAAATGCCAGTCAACTTTACGGGACAAATACGTACGGCCACGGCGATCAATCAATCCATACCGGCACCGACACTACGCATGCGTGAAGGGGAAACCGTCACACTTCGGGTTACCAACCGATTGAACGTACCAACATCGATTCATTGGCACGGTCTGATTCTTCCCTATCAAATGGACGGTGTCCCTGGTGTGAGTTTTAGCGGAATTGCGCCGGGACAGACCTTTACGTATCGGTTTCAGGTTCAGCAAGCCGGCACTTATTGGTACCATTCGCACAGTGGATTTCAAGAACAAACCGGCATGTATGGTGCCATTATCATTGATCCGGCTCGGAAATCTATTCAAGCAGACAAGGATTATGTAGTGCTACTGTCCGACTGGACCGACGAAGATCCCTCCAGTGTGTTTGCCAAATTGAAAACACAAGGGGATTATTATAATTTCAATTTACCGACCGTCGGCGGATTTGTCAGCGATGTGTCACAATTCGGTTTTTCTGCGGCGCTTCAAAAACGTCGTATGTGGAATCAGATGCGCATGAGTCCGGTGGATCTATCCGACATATCTGCATACACATATACCTATTTAATGAATGGCAGCACCCCGGCTGGGAATTGGACCGGTTTGTTTCGTCGTGGTGACAAGGTACGGCTGCGATTTATCAGCGGTGGTACCCAAAGTTACTTTGATGTGCGAATTCCCGGATTAAAAATGACCGTAATACACGTGGACGGTCAAGATATTGAGCCGGTCACTGTTGACGAATTTCGCTGTGGTCCGGGCGAAACCTATGATGTTATTGTACAACCAAAAGACGATGCCTATACCATCTTCGCCCAGTCCATGGATAGAACCGGCTACGCTCGTGGCACTTTAGCAGTTAAATCCGGTTTGTCCGCTCCGGTACCGGAATTGGATCAACAGATCTGGTTGGAAATGACCGACATGATGGGTGCTATGGATCACTCGGCTGGTGAGGGGACCATGGGGAGCAATCCGGGAAATCATATGCACCACAACAACCCTAATCCCGCAGGGAAGAAACCGGTACGTGTTAGACACGCGAAAACTGAATACGGACCCAGCGTGGATATGCGCGTGGATAGTCCACGCACCAATCTGGATGATCCCGGGATCGGATTGAGGAATAACGGCCGTAAAGTGCTCACGTACGCGGACATCCGTTCGGTGGATAGCGTTAAGGACAAGAGGAAACCGGAGCGAGATGTGGAGTTACATCTGACAGGCAATATGGAGCGATATACTTGGTCTATTGATGGCCTGGAATTCGGTAGATCCACCCCCATACATTTTCGTCACCGTGAACGACTGCGGGTTATCTTACATAACGATACGATGATGACTCATCCCATGCATCTACACGGAATGTGGAGCGAATTAGAAGACTCTGAAGGCAATTTTCTGGCCCGACGCCACACTCTTAGTGTTCAACCGGCACAGCGAATCAGTTTTCTAGTCACTGCGGATGCGATTGGACGTTGGGCATGGCATTGTCATTTGCTTTACCACATGGATGCGGGAATGTTCCGCGAAGTTGTGGTGGCGTAA
- a CDS encoding heavy metal response regulator transcription factor, with amino-acid sequence MKLLIVEDEVKTGEYLRQGLTESGFVVDFARNGMDGFHMAMTESYDLIILDVMLPDVDGWRILQSLREAGIIVRVLFLTAKDSIDDRVRGLELGADDYLIKPFAFAELLARVRTLVRRSIGPDMDTTLVVADLELDLMRRRACRATQKISLTAKEFTLLELLMRRRGEVLPRSLIASQVWDMNFDSDTNVIDVAIRRLRAKIDDGFDKKLIHTIRGMGYMLDVTDEE; translated from the coding sequence ATGAAGCTATTGATTGTTGAAGATGAGGTGAAAACCGGCGAATACCTGCGCCAGGGGCTTACCGAATCTGGATTTGTGGTCGATTTTGCCAGAAATGGAATGGATGGTTTCCATATGGCGATGACAGAATCGTACGATTTGATCATCCTGGATGTTATGTTACCCGATGTGGACGGATGGCGAATTTTGCAATCGCTGCGTGAAGCCGGGATCATAGTTCGAGTATTGTTCCTTACCGCTAAAGACAGTATAGATGACCGAGTAAGAGGTTTGGAACTGGGGGCAGATGACTATCTGATCAAACCCTTCGCGTTTGCCGAGTTACTGGCCAGAGTTCGGACTTTGGTACGGCGGAGTATCGGCCCCGACATGGATACTACACTGGTGGTCGCTGATTTGGAGCTGGATTTAATGCGCCGCCGTGCATGCCGTGCGACTCAAAAAATCAGCCTAACCGCAAAAGAATTTACACTGTTGGAACTGCTGATGCGCCGCCGCGGTGAAGTTCTACCCCGGTCATTAATCGCATCTCAGGTATGGGATATGAATTTCGACAGTGATACAAATGTCATTGATGTGGCAATTCGCCGATTGAGAGCGAAGATTGACGATGGTTTTGATAAAAAGCTGATACATACCATAAGAGGTATGGGTTACATGCTCGATGTAACGGATGAGGAATAA
- a CDS encoding tetratricopeptide repeat protein, whose amino-acid sequence MKQLFRLCMVITIFTLVACAEEQHKQLSPEMQSVHWLNQAHEYSTTGQHDKAIPLYEKVLNEEILRSGSNNPKVSVYWNNLGMVWEDKGQFDKAIEYYKKAIDSALESLGPSHSQVAVYWNNLGKSWKKKGRLDKAIEYFEKALNSDINNYGPLDSTVSNRWSALGEAWFQKKNYSQARYYFERALVVRRAIFGENHPSTVAAREWLDKTIKHLE is encoded by the coding sequence ATGAAGCAGCTGTTTCGTTTATGTATGGTGATTACAATTTTTACTCTGGTAGCATGCGCCGAAGAACAACACAAGCAGCTATCGCCGGAAATGCAGTCGGTACATTGGCTAAACCAAGCCCATGAATATTCCACCACCGGACAACACGATAAAGCTATCCCCCTATATGAAAAAGTCCTGAACGAAGAAATCCTCCGATCGGGAAGCAATAATCCCAAAGTATCTGTGTATTGGAATAACCTGGGTATGGTATGGGAAGATAAAGGGCAATTCGACAAAGCCATTGAGTACTATAAGAAAGCGATTGATAGCGCTCTGGAGAGCTTAGGCCCCTCACATTCTCAAGTGGCCGTCTATTGGAACAATCTGGGTAAATCCTGGAAAAAAAAAGGCCGCCTGGACAAGGCCATTGAATATTTTGAAAAAGCCCTAAACAGCGATATCAATAACTACGGCCCCTTGGATTCCACAGTGAGTAATCGCTGGTCGGCTTTGGGTGAAGCATGGTTCCAAAAGAAAAACTACTCCCAAGCCAGATATTATTTTGAAAGAGCCTTAGTTGTGCGCCGTGCCATTTTTGGCGAAAACCACCCCAGTACAGTTGCAGCAAGAGAGTGGCTGGACAAGACAATCAAACATCTTGAGTAA
- a CDS encoding protein-glutamate O-methyltransferase CheR — protein MQPAKNNFNKDSNQAPTLKSADYATFCSYLERESGITLGANKEYLVSSRLNSIMSQNGIRCFSELVPKMQSSKFFRQLVLDAMTTNETSWFRDKYPYEVLYEKLLAEFGKQKKREIRIWSAACSTGQEPYSISMIVSEFLSRNPGTLSSTSVRILGTDLSSSVVKQAQNAEYESLALIRGLSDERRQRFFKSTGTKSQVIEEVRSRVSFRELNLKDSYLLLGKFDIIFCRNVLIYFTPELKVDIVNRMTQALNPGGFLILGGAESISGLTERFELVRWKNGLIYQLK, from the coding sequence ATGCAACCGGCAAAAAACAATTTTAATAAAGACTCGAACCAAGCCCCGACGTTAAAATCGGCAGACTACGCAACATTCTGTTCCTATCTGGAGAGAGAATCGGGTATCACTTTGGGTGCGAATAAAGAGTACCTGGTCAGCAGTCGATTGAACAGTATTATGTCGCAGAATGGGATTCGTTGTTTTTCGGAACTTGTTCCGAAAATGCAAAGCAGTAAGTTTTTTCGTCAATTGGTTTTAGATGCTATGACCACCAACGAGACTTCCTGGTTTCGCGACAAGTATCCCTATGAAGTTTTGTATGAAAAACTATTAGCGGAATTTGGTAAACAAAAAAAACGCGAAATCCGGATTTGGTCTGCAGCTTGTTCCACCGGCCAGGAGCCATATTCCATCAGCATGATTGTTTCTGAATTTCTCAGCAGAAACCCGGGAACCTTGTCGTCAACCTCCGTACGGATTTTGGGGACGGATCTTTCATCCTCCGTTGTAAAGCAGGCGCAAAATGCGGAATACGAATCCCTGGCCTTAATTCGTGGCCTGTCCGATGAAAGGCGTCAACGCTTTTTCAAAAGTACCGGAACCAAATCACAAGTCATAGAAGAAGTAAGAAGCCGTGTGAGTTTTCGAGAACTTAATTTGAAAGACAGTTACTTGCTGTTGGGCAAATTCGACATAATATTTTGTCGCAACGTCTTAATCTATTTTACCCCGGAACTTAAAGTGGATATCGTCAATCGCATGACTCAAGCGTTGAATCCAGGCGGTTTTCTGATCCTGGGAGGGGCCGAATCAATCAGTGGTTTAACTGAACGCTTCGAATTGGTACGCTGGAAAAACGGGCTCATTTACCAACTAAAGTAA
- a CDS encoding chemotaxis protein CheV produces MSQMLKGIDLRTQMVGANRLELLLFNLNGRQTFGINVFKVQEVIRCPNLTKVANSHPTIVGIANMRDKTIPVIDLARALKMPATPKQDYNACYVVVADYNRKTQGFLVKGVQRIVNMNWSEILPPPKGAAGSSYFTAVTKVDNQLIGILDVEKVLEEVTGTADREEYVADERAKGFDKIKILVVDDSSVARNQIKRTLEKLNISCALATDGQDGLKYLEEQCKNGTIGELDLIITDVEMPNMDGYTLTTRIRQHPQLKDLYVIMHTSLSGVFNQIMVEKVGANKFIPKFNQRELAEAIIEGVESTMQLKKAG; encoded by the coding sequence ATGTCACAAATGTTGAAAGGAATCGATTTGCGTACCCAAATGGTTGGTGCGAATCGGCTGGAGCTGCTGTTGTTCAATCTTAATGGACGACAAACATTTGGCATCAATGTGTTTAAAGTGCAGGAAGTGATCCGCTGTCCAAATCTTACCAAGGTAGCCAATTCTCATCCGACCATAGTGGGTATCGCCAATATGCGCGATAAAACCATTCCCGTGATTGACTTAGCCCGAGCGTTGAAAATGCCGGCCACGCCAAAACAAGATTACAATGCCTGCTATGTTGTGGTTGCAGATTACAACCGCAAAACACAAGGATTTTTGGTTAAGGGTGTGCAACGTATAGTGAACATGAATTGGTCTGAAATATTACCGCCGCCTAAAGGCGCTGCCGGGTCTTCATACTTTACAGCAGTTACGAAAGTCGACAATCAGCTAATTGGTATTCTGGATGTTGAAAAAGTCCTGGAAGAAGTTACCGGAACCGCAGACCGGGAAGAGTATGTAGCGGATGAACGCGCGAAAGGATTCGATAAGATAAAAATATTAGTTGTGGATGATTCCAGTGTAGCGCGCAATCAAATCAAACGCACCCTCGAGAAGTTGAACATATCCTGTGCCTTAGCTACAGACGGTCAGGATGGTTTAAAGTATCTGGAAGAACAGTGTAAGAACGGTACCATCGGCGAATTGGACTTGATCATCACCGATGTGGAAATGCCCAATATGGATGGCTACACACTCACTACCAGGATTCGGCAACACCCTCAATTAAAGGACTTGTATGTCATTATGCATACTTCACTGAGCGGTGTGTTCAATCAAATCATGGTTGAAAAAGTAGGGGCCAACAAGTTTATTCCAAAGTTCAATCAAAGAGAATTAGCTGAAGCAATTATAGAAGGCGTGGAATCCACGATGCAACTTAAAAAGGCAGGGTAA